A window of Gouania willdenowi chromosome 12, fGouWil2.1, whole genome shotgun sequence contains these coding sequences:
- the lmnb1 gene encoding lamin-B1: protein METPSETPPTRRMTRGGTPLSPTRMTRLQEKLQLRDLNDRLASYIDTVRSLESENSVLQLQISEKEEVRSREVSGLKGLYEAELADARRSLDDSSKERAWLQIELGRVSSEHEQLLNGYNKKDSELSAAQSRLKDLEAQLNSKDGSLATALSENRSLETTLAELREQLQELETGFSQSKQQLGDEMLLRVDLENRCQSLMEDMDFRRSMHEEEVKEVQQRCQTSLVEVDSGRKEEYEYKLTQSLADMRAQTEEQISIYKENLENTYATKLEDLHRLSEVNAASADLAREELRESSVRIESLSSQLAALHKETRNWRGRISDLEQALDQEKKNNQKLLAEKDRQVAEFQDKMLQQLSDYEQLLDVKLALDMEINAYCKLLEGEEERLHLSPSPSSRVTMSKASSSHTVRTSRGKRKRVDVEEQEASSSVSIAHSASVTGSISIDEVDTDGKFICLHNSGEKDQPMVGYEMVKTIGSVSATYKFTPKYVLKAGQKVKIWACDAGVSSKPPTDLVWKSHASWMSEEDLHVVLINPGGEEVARRATTYTMAAGEEQDEDDLIGVETSDDSDLHQQDDVHVAKRGCSIM from the exons ATGGAGACCCCCTCTGAGACTCCTCCGACCCGCAGAATGACCCGTGGAGGGACTCCTCTGAGCCCCACCAGGATGACCCGACTACAGGAGAAACTACAGCTCAGAGACCTCAACGACCGCCTGGCCTCCTACATAGACACAGTCCGTAGTTTGGAGTCTGAGAACAGCGTTCTACAGCTGCAGATCAGCGAGAAGGAGGAGGTCCGGAGCCGGGAGGTGAGCGGCCTGAAGGGGCTTTACGAGGCGGAGCTGGCGGACGCCCGGAGGAGCCTGGACGACTCCTCCAAGGAGAGGGCCTGGTTACAGATAGAGCTGGGCCGGGTCAGCTCCGAGCACGAACAGCTGCTCAACGG CTACAATAAAAAGGACTCAGAGCTGAGTGCAGCTCAATCCAGACTCAAAGATCTAGAAGCTCAGTTAAACTCCAAGGACGGCTCTCTGGCCACCGCCCTGTCTGAGAACCGCAGCTTGGAGACCACGCTGGCTGAGCTGAGAGAACAGCTGCAGGAG cttGAAACAGGCTTTTCTCAGTCCAAGCAGCAGCTTGGAGATGAGATGCTGCTACGCGTCGACCTCGAAAACCGTTGCCAGAGTCTGATGGAGGACATGGACTTCAGGAGGAGCATGCACGAGGAG GAGGTGAAGGAGGTCCAGCAGCGCTGCCAGACATCTCTGGTGGAGGTGGACTCTGGACGGAAGGAGGAGTATGAATACAAGCTGACTCAGTCATTGGCTGATATGAGAGCTCAGACTGAGGAACAGATCAGCATCTACAAGGAGAACCTGGAGAACACCTACGCTACCAAG CTTGAGGACCTTCATCGTCTGTCTGAGGTTAATGCTGCGTCCGCAGATCTGGCTCGTGAAGAACTCAGAGAGTCGTCCGTTAGGATTGAGAGCCTCAGCAGCCAGCTGGCAGCGCTACACAAGGAG ACCAGGAACTGGCGTGGTCGTATTTCAGACCTGGAACAAGCTCTGgatcaggagaaaaaaaataaccagAAGCTTCTGGCAGAGAAAGATCGTCAAGTTGCTGAGTTCCAGGATAAAATGTTGCAGCAGCTCAGCGACTACGAGCAGCTTCTGGACGTGAAACTGGCTCTGGACATGGAAATAAACGCCTACTGTAAACTGTTGGAGGGAGAAGAGGAAAG ACTCCATCTTTCTCCGTCTCCTTCATCTCGAGTCACCATGTCTAAAGCCTCCAGCAGCCACACCGTACGCACGTCTCGGGGGAAGAGAAAGCGTGTGGACGTGGAGGAACAGGAGGCCAGCAGCTCCGTGTCCATCGCTCACTCTGCTTCAGTCACTGGATCCATCTCCATCGACGAGGTGGACACGGATGGAAAGTTCATTTGCCTCCACAACAGTGGCGAGAAG GACCAGCCCATGGTGGGCTATGAGATGGTGAAGACCATAGGAAGTGTCTCAGCTACGTACAAGTTCACACCTAAATATGTTCTAAAAGCTGGACAGAAAGTTAAG ATTTGGGCGTGTGACGCTGGTGTGAGCTCCAAACCTCCCACTGACCTGGTGTGGAAGAGCCACGCCTCCTGGATGTCTGAGGAAGACCTTCATGTTGTGCTGATCAACCCTGGTGGAGAg GAAGTAGCTCGGAGAGCGACTACATACACGATGGCAGCTGGAGAAGAACAGGATGAAGATGATCTGATTGGAGTAGAGACCAGTGACGACTCTGACCTCCATCAGCAG GATGACGTTCACGTGGCTAAGAGAGGCTGCTCCATCATGTGA
- the prrc1 gene encoding protein PRRC1, giving the protein MMEESRTETPPPPADLPLTPPPMAMAPSPPATAGVSFPPVAPPTSGFSMNASYDITRGHGGRTPQTPLMPTFSAPAAMPGPMMSNPMVQQPAMTRALDAGSPITFPEVEDPRVSADTNSEGGIWGFFKGVAGNTVVRSVLDRTKHSVESVITTLDPGMAPYIKSGGDIDIVVSSGTQMHVEAVRDAFQEVFGLAVVTGEPGQSNIAPQPVGFAAGVKGAQERIDSLRRSGVIHEKQPALSVENFIAELFPDKWFDIGCLILEDPAISFRVEVFTQATPLALEHVQQAQSMTPPDYSLRWSGLTVTVAEVLERSRPNVLRVDWHRAVTGMSQRHMIHGAAKALAGIYKQQLPPRTL; this is encoded by the exons ATGATGGAGGAAAGTAGGACTGAGACCCCCCCTCCTCCTGCAGACCTCCCTTTGACCCCCCCACCTATGGCTATGGCTCCTT CCCCTCCTGCGACCGCCGGTGTCTCCTTTCCCCCTGTAGCCCCTCCCACTTCTGGCTTCTCCATGAATGCGAGCTATGACATCACACGAGGACACGGCGGTAGAACGCCACAGACTCCACTCATGCCAACGTTTAGCGCTCCTGCAGCAATGCCAG GTCCAATGATGTCCAACCCCATGGTGCAGCAGCCTGCTATGACCAGAGCATTAGATGCTGGATCTCCAATCACGTTCCCAGAGGTTGAGGATCCCAGAGTGTCTGCAGACACCAACAGTGAAGGAGGAATCTGGGGCTTTTTCAAG ggagTAGCAGGTAATACTGTAGTGAGGTCAGTGCTGGATAGAACCAAACACTCAGTGGAGTCAGTGATCACCACCCTGGACCCTGGCATGGCTCCGTACATCA AGTCCGGCGGTGACATTGACATCGTGGTGAGCTCGGGGACACAGATGCACGTGGAGGCGGTGAGAGACGCCTTTCAGGAAGTCTTCGGTCTGGCCGTGGTCACTGGAGAACCGGGTCAGTCCAACATCGCCCCCCAGCCTGTGGGCTTTGCTGCTGGTGTGAAG GGAGCTCAGGAGCGTATCGACAGTCTACGTAGATCTGGAGTGATCCATGAGAAGCAGCCAGCGCTCTCTGTGGAAAACTTTATCGCTGAACTGTTTCCAGACAA ATGGTTTGACATCGGATGTCTGATCCTGGAGGACCCTGCTATCAGCTTCCGTGTGGAGGTCTTCACCCAGGCCACGCCCCTGGCTCTGGAACATGTGCAGCAG GCCCAGTCCATGACCCCTCCAGACTACAGCCTGCGCTGGTCAGGTCTGACCGTCACCGTGGCTGAGGTCCTGGAGCGTAGCCGGCCCAACGTGCTGAGGGTGGACTGGCACCGGGCTGTGACCGGCATGAGCCAACGTCACATGATCCACGGCGCCGCCAAGGCATTGGCTGGAATCTACAAGCAGCAGCTGCCCCCCAGGACTCTATGA